One Actinomadura viridis genomic region harbors:
- a CDS encoding amidohydrolase family protein, which produces MPAFWRALGLPGLVDVHVHFMPPRLMSRVWEYFDSAGPLVGHDWPIRYKDPEEDRIGYLRGLGVRAFTSLAYPHKAGMAESLNEWTAGFAARVPECVPTATFFPEPEAAGYVRRAIDHGTRLFKVHLQVGGFDPRVPELDPVWGLLAEAGVPALVHAGSGPVANGFTGPGPFGEVLARHPRLTAIVAHMGAPEFAGFFALADRYERVHLDTTMAFTDFAGGLGEFPPGLLPRLRDLGLAGRILLGTDFPNIPYEYAHQLESLARLDLGEEWLRAVCWHAPVELLGLTPPLS; this is translated from the coding sequence GTGCCGGCGTTCTGGCGGGCGCTCGGGCTGCCCGGCCTCGTCGACGTCCACGTCCACTTCATGCCGCCCCGCCTCATGTCGCGGGTGTGGGAGTACTTCGACTCCGCGGGGCCGCTGGTCGGGCATGACTGGCCGATCCGCTACAAGGACCCGGAGGAGGACCGGATCGGCTACCTGCGCGGCCTCGGCGTCCGCGCGTTCACCTCGCTGGCCTACCCGCACAAGGCCGGCATGGCCGAGTCGCTCAACGAGTGGACGGCCGGGTTCGCCGCGCGGGTCCCCGAGTGCGTGCCCACCGCGACGTTCTTCCCCGAGCCGGAGGCGGCCGGCTACGTCCGCCGCGCCATCGACCACGGCACCCGGCTGTTCAAGGTGCATCTGCAGGTCGGCGGCTTCGATCCGCGCGTCCCCGAGCTGGACCCGGTGTGGGGGCTGCTCGCCGAGGCCGGGGTGCCGGCCCTCGTCCACGCCGGGTCGGGACCGGTCGCCAACGGGTTCACCGGGCCCGGCCCGTTCGGCGAGGTACTGGCCCGGCACCCGCGGCTCACCGCGATCGTCGCCCACATGGGCGCCCCGGAGTTCGCGGGGTTCTTCGCGCTGGCCGACCGGTACGAGCGGGTGCACCTCGACACCACGATGGCGTTCACCGACTTCGCCGGGGGCCTCGGCGAGTTCCCGCCCGGACTGCTGCCCCGCCTGCGCGACCTCGGGCTCGCGGGCCGGATCCTGCTCGGCACCGACTTCCCCAACATCCCCTACGAGTACGCCCACCAGCTCGAGTCCCTGGCCCGGCTGGACCTGGGCGAGGAATGGCTCCGCGCCGTCTGCTGGCACGCCCCCGTCGAACTGCTCGGCCTCACGCCCCCGCTGAGCTGA
- a CDS encoding alpha/beta hydrolase has translation MVATGMSEAWNMWLRGLFGAGFIAGMAGACASIAPGGPAPAAAPGADDGAAVVAERSPGPRLLDLTVRSPVLAGTADVRLLLPPGWSRDAGRTWPVLYLLHGGGADHTAWTANTAVERIAGQHGVLVVMPDGGACGNYSDWWNRGRGGPPRWETFHLAELRQILERGYGAGTERAIAGAGMGGTGALAYAARHRGLFRAAASFSGALNTLHHDPGRLDGPDLIELGVAVGAPAATWTDLWGRPDEQRMVWRHHNPYDLADRLAGTRLHVSSGDGTPGPYDRHAGAGAGRGPGPGRGPDAVEALAHRVALQFTGKLKRLGIPVSSHFYQGTHTWPYWDRELHAVLPLLLAEIT, from the coding sequence ATGGTGGCGACCGGGATGTCCGAGGCGTGGAACATGTGGCTGCGTGGTCTGTTCGGGGCGGGATTCATCGCGGGAATGGCGGGAGCCTGCGCGTCCATCGCGCCGGGCGGCCCCGCCCCCGCCGCGGCGCCCGGCGCCGACGACGGGGCGGCCGTGGTGGCCGAGCGCTCGCCCGGCCCGCGGCTGCTCGACCTGACCGTCCGCTCACCGGTCCTGGCCGGGACCGCCGACGTCCGCCTGCTGCTCCCGCCCGGCTGGTCACGGGACGCGGGCCGCACCTGGCCCGTGCTGTACCTGCTGCACGGCGGCGGCGCCGACCACACGGCCTGGACGGCCAACACCGCCGTCGAACGGATCGCCGGGCAGCACGGCGTCCTCGTCGTCATGCCGGACGGCGGGGCCTGCGGCAACTACTCGGACTGGTGGAATCGCGGCCGCGGCGGACCCCCCAGATGGGAGACCTTTCATCTGGCCGAACTGCGCCAGATCCTGGAACGCGGATATGGCGCCGGAACCGAACGCGCCATCGCGGGCGCCGGAATGGGCGGGACGGGGGCGCTGGCCTACGCGGCCCGGCACCGTGGCCTGTTCCGCGCGGCGGCCTCGTTCAGCGGGGCCCTCAACACCCTGCACCACGACCCGGGGCGCCTGGACGGGCCCGACCTGATCGAGCTCGGCGTCGCGGTCGGGGCCCCCGCCGCCACCTGGACCGACCTGTGGGGCCGCCCCGACGAGCAGCGCATGGTGTGGCGCCACCACAACCCCTACGACCTGGCCGACCGGCTGGCCGGGACGCGGCTGCACGTCAGCTCCGGCGACGGGACGCCCGGCCCGTACGACCGGCATGCCGGAGCCGGCGCGGGCCGCGGTCCGGGCCCGGGACGCGGGCCCGATGCGGTGGAGGCGCTCGCGCACCGCGTGGCGCTCCAGTTCACCGGAAAGCTGAAGAGGCTGGGCATCCCGGTGTCGTCGCACTTCTACCAGGGCACCCACACCTGGCCCTACTGGGACCGCGAGCTGCACGCCGTGCTGCCCCTCCTCCTGGCCGAGATCACCTGA
- a CDS encoding diacylglycerol/lipid kinase family protein, whose amino-acid sequence MRSKQELQSTIRGTGRAVLVVNVRSRRGRRLYDTARDLLREAGLDFARVFPVTDPGRLGELFEEVLALEPDLVVVGGGDGTIAEAVGHLAHRDIALGVLPLGTTNNFARSLELPVDLPGAVGVLRDGKVADVDVGWFEGTPDGDAGQAGKHIFANMVSIGLSVHVAESVPHDLKRVIGRAAYALTAARLLPRHKAFEATIRIGDDTYEMATHQLNVANGAHHNGQRIARDASPDDRLLAVYRLGDRRRLRLASATARHVLTGQWRTLDEDAFLTTDEVRIETDPPLRVDVDGEIRGRTPMTIRLLGNALRVIVPQSFVDT is encoded by the coding sequence ATGCGGAGCAAACAGGAGCTGCAGTCCACGATCCGGGGGACGGGACGCGCGGTCCTGGTGGTCAACGTCCGCTCCCGGCGGGGCCGCCGCCTGTACGACACCGCCCGTGACCTGCTGCGCGAGGCCGGACTCGACTTCGCCCGCGTCTTCCCCGTCACCGACCCCGGGCGGCTGGGCGAGCTGTTCGAGGAGGTCCTGGCGCTGGAGCCCGACCTCGTCGTGGTCGGCGGCGGCGACGGCACCATCGCCGAGGCGGTCGGCCATCTGGCCCACCGCGACATCGCGCTCGGGGTGCTCCCGCTGGGCACCACCAACAACTTCGCGCGCAGCCTGGAGCTTCCGGTCGACCTTCCCGGGGCGGTCGGCGTCCTGCGGGACGGCAAGGTCGCCGACGTCGACGTCGGCTGGTTCGAGGGGACGCCCGACGGCGACGCCGGGCAGGCCGGGAAGCACATCTTCGCCAACATGGTCAGCATCGGGCTGTCGGTGCACGTGGCCGAGAGCGTCCCGCACGACCTGAAGCGGGTCATCGGCCGCGCCGCGTACGCGCTGACCGCCGCCCGGCTGCTGCCCCGGCACAAGGCGTTCGAGGCCACCATCCGGATCGGCGACGACACCTACGAGATGGCCACCCACCAGCTGAACGTGGCCAACGGCGCGCACCACAACGGCCAGCGGATCGCCCGCGACGCCAGCCCCGACGACCGCCTGCTGGCCGTCTACCGGCTGGGCGACCGGCGGCGGCTGCGGCTGGCCTCGGCGACCGCCCGGCACGTGCTCACGGGCCAGTGGCGCACCCTGGACGAGGACGCCTTCCTCACCACCGACGAGGTCCGCATCGAGACCGATCCACCGCTGCGGGTGGACGTGGACGGCGAGATCAGGGGCCGTACCCCGATGACCATCCGCCTGCTCGGCAACGCCCTGCGAGTGATCGTCCCGCAGTCGTTCGTGGATACCTGA
- a CDS encoding YncE family protein — protein sequence MHVSTLARRRGRLLGIAAAAVLAAGTAVAVPASAAPAAPAANALREVMLVGNNWEGTADVIKSTGDFAKIGRINLIPDKDERLREIYLDPIRLAFFLGIRETVGEGHDQYVDDMYTNPDGSAIVVSRPSFADVASIDTATGRLKWRFPVSGYRSDHMAVSPDGSRVAVSASTGNTVHVLDINTGRQVGSFKTGDKPHENVFTQNGKYIWNMSIGEVNNDFDAPWQDFLKGDRKITIADAATFKQVKVIDMRQRLDAFGRKDFSDSVRPVAFTPDESKLYFQVSFFNGFFEYDVATDKITREKVLPKNPGTSDDRTTFVNDSRHHGMSMNPSGTKLCIAGTMDDYATVVDRASLQQGPLVTASKPYWATVSGDGKACVISESGADQVTAIDFATGQKITSIPVGDHPQRVRVAHLPAGWTGPGNG from the coding sequence ATGCACGTCTCGACCCTTGCCCGTCGCCGCGGACGCCTGCTCGGCATCGCCGCGGCGGCCGTCCTGGCCGCCGGCACCGCCGTCGCCGTCCCGGCGTCCGCGGCCCCCGCGGCGCCCGCCGCGAACGCGCTGCGGGAGGTGATGCTCGTCGGCAACAACTGGGAGGGCACCGCCGACGTCATCAAGTCCACCGGCGACTTCGCCAAGATCGGCCGGATCAACCTCATCCCCGACAAGGACGAGCGGCTCCGCGAGATCTACCTCGACCCCATCCGGCTGGCCTTCTTCCTGGGCATCCGGGAGACCGTCGGCGAGGGCCACGACCAGTACGTCGACGACATGTACACCAACCCCGACGGCTCGGCCATCGTGGTCTCCCGTCCCAGCTTCGCCGACGTCGCCTCCATCGACACCGCCACCGGCCGGCTCAAGTGGCGGTTCCCGGTCTCGGGCTACCGCTCCGACCACATGGCCGTCTCGCCCGACGGCAGCCGCGTGGCGGTCTCGGCCTCCACCGGCAACACCGTCCACGTCCTCGACATCAACACCGGACGGCAGGTCGGCTCGTTCAAGACCGGCGACAAGCCCCACGAGAACGTCTTCACCCAGAACGGCAAGTACATCTGGAACATGTCGATCGGCGAGGTCAACAACGACTTCGACGCCCCCTGGCAGGACTTCCTCAAGGGCGACCGCAAGATCACCATCGCCGACGCCGCGACGTTCAAGCAGGTCAAGGTCATCGACATGCGCCAGCGGCTGGACGCCTTCGGCCGCAAGGACTTCTCCGACTCGGTACGCCCGGTGGCCTTCACCCCCGACGAGTCCAAGCTCTACTTCCAGGTGTCGTTCTTCAACGGGTTCTTCGAGTACGACGTCGCCACCGACAAGATCACCCGCGAGAAGGTGCTGCCGAAGAACCCCGGCACCAGCGACGACCGCACCACGTTCGTCAACGACTCCCGCCACCACGGCATGTCCATGAACCCCTCCGGCACCAAGCTGTGCATCGCCGGGACCATGGACGACTACGCCACCGTCGTCGACCGCGCGAGCCTCCAGCAGGGTCCGCTGGTGACGGCCTCCAAGCCCTACTGGGCCACCGTCAGCGGCGACGGCAAGGCGTGCGTGATCTCCGAGAGCGGCGCCGACCAGGTCACCGCCATCGACTTCGCCACCGGCCAGAAGATCACCTCGATCCCGGTCGGCGACCACCCCCAGCGGGTCCGCGTCGCGCACCTGCCCGCCGGCTGGACCGGCCCCGGCAACGGCTGA
- a CDS encoding TetR/AcrR family transcriptional regulator — MAGRITPAAGRYAGKAAAERQADRRWRFFEAGLDLFGAGPGYRATRLTDVCKAAGLSTRQFYEEFRNLEDLLAELHLYVNDTTQRAVLAALPETEGLSLIDRHSRLFRAYAAGATADPRHARIAYVEVIGVSPRLDRQRLERRARWIDFLCGQAAEAVERGEIPPGDYHVAAAAFIGAVNGLMHDWSVGWVDATLDVVIEELLQILLNRFNMAP; from the coding sequence TTGGCGGGCAGGATCACACCGGCGGCGGGCCGGTACGCGGGCAAGGCGGCGGCCGAGCGGCAGGCCGACCGCCGCTGGCGTTTCTTCGAGGCCGGGCTGGACCTGTTCGGCGCCGGGCCCGGTTACCGCGCCACGAGGCTCACCGACGTGTGCAAGGCCGCCGGCCTGTCCACCCGCCAGTTCTACGAGGAGTTCCGCAACCTGGAGGACCTGCTCGCCGAGCTGCACCTGTACGTCAACGACACCACCCAGCGCGCCGTCCTGGCGGCCCTGCCCGAGACCGAGGGCCTGAGCCTCATCGACCGGCACAGCAGGCTGTTCCGCGCCTACGCCGCCGGCGCGACCGCCGATCCCCGCCACGCCCGCATCGCCTACGTCGAGGTCATCGGCGTCAGCCCCCGCCTGGACCGCCAGCGGCTGGAGCGCCGCGCCCGCTGGATCGACTTCCTGTGCGGCCAGGCCGCCGAGGCGGTGGAACGCGGCGAGATCCCCCCTGGCGACTACCACGTCGCCGCCGCCGCGTTCATCGGGGCCGTCAACGGCCTCATGCACGACTGGTCGGTGGGCTGGGTCGACGCCACCCTCGACGTGGTCATCGAGGAGCTGCTGCAGATCCTGCTGAACAGATTCAACATGGCGCCCTGA